The sequence below is a genomic window from Nostoc flagelliforme CCNUN1.
ACCCAAAGCAATTAACTGTGGCGAGAAGTTCATAAATGCGATAAAAAAATCATTAAGGATAAATATTTTTGGCTAATTTTTTAGCCGAAAGGGTCTTAATCCCCTATGGCTACTAGCTTATAAAATACTTCTGATTTGTCTACATTGTAAATGAAACCGTCACCAGTCAAAAGCTAAACTTGGCAAAGTAGCCTTTAAGCGAGAAAATAAAGATACGTCGCCCTTAACATTTTCTTTGTGAACAACGTCCGTACTGTCTCTGATACAAAACGAACTTTTTACAATCTTCATACCCGTCCGATCAACACTATTTATCGTCGGGTAGTAGAAGAATTGATGGTGGAAATGCATCTGCTCTCAGTAAATATCGATTTTAGCTACAATTCAATTTATGCCTTGGGCGTCGTCACTACTTTTGACCGCTTCATGCAAGGCTATGAACCAGAACGGGATCAAGAATCAATTTTTAACGCCCTATGTCGGGCTATGGAACAAGATCCGCAACGCTATCGACAAGATGCCGAAAGATTGCAAGCCGTAGCTAAAGGTTTGCCAGTTAAAGATTTAATTGGGTGGCTAGGCCAAACTACTTTTTTAGATCGAGATGGTGATTTGCAAGCACAACTACAAGCGATCGCCAACAATCCTAACTTTAAATACAACCGTTTGTTCGCAATTGGTGTATTTTCGTTATTAGAACAATCAGATCCTGAATTAGTCAAAGATGAAAAGCAACTCACAGAGGCGCTAAAAGCGATCGCTGCTGGCTTGCACCTTTCTGATGACAAACTCAACAAGGATTTGGAGCTATATCGTTCTAACCTAGAGAAGATGGCGCAAGCGCTAATAGTGATGGCAGATATGCTCTCAGCCGATCGCAAAAAACGTGAACAACGTAAACAACAATCAACTACCCCCGTTGCTCCCCCAAGTTCCAACGAATAGTTAGGAGATGGAAGTAAGGAGTGATGAGTGATGAGTTAAGAGTTGTTAATAACTCCTAACTCATCACTCTTAAATCCTTACTTTTAATTTTAGACGCCCAATAATTTGTAGATTAAGCTGTTAATTATAGTCAGCGCAAATGCCCCAATAACCGCACTCCAAATACCGTAACGCAAGCGAAAGCCTTCTACTAACCAAGCAGCAATACTAAAACAAACCACGGCAATCATAAATGTGAAAATGCTGGATAGCAAGTCCAATGTAAGTAAATTTGGTACTGCAAAAACGAGGCTTAAAATCGGTCTGACTATTGCCGTCACGATACCAAGCACTGTGGCAGAAAGGAAGGCTTTACCAGAAGTATCAATTTCAACTCCTAAAGGTAATTTACTAATTATCAACAGGGTAATAGCTGTTACTAACCAAACAATTAAAAGCGTTACAATATTCATGCCACAACCCCTGAAACGTGAATGGCAATTGGTGATAAATTACTTCACTTTATCAGTGGAAAAATCTTTAAAGCTCAACCAATTATCTATAAATTAGCAGGAAATTTTTCTTTAACGGAATTTTATTTTAGATATCTTTAGGTTTGGGAAAAGTTTGAAGGGAAGCAGGGGAGGCAGGGGAGGCAGGGGGCAGGGGGCAGGGTGCAAGGGGGAGAATAAAAAATTACCTCTTTCCCCTCTGCTCCCTGCTCTGTGCCCCTCTGCTTCTTCCCCATGCCTATATCATCTTTTGGGATTAGGTTGGGTTTGTTTAGGTGCTACAGGCGCTTGGGATGTCGGTGGGTTGGAAATACCAGGATTGATAGGGCTGATACCTTGTCCACTTGGAGGCTGACTTATACCAGGAAGGGGTACAGAATTAGGTGCTGAGGGAAATTTAGGGGTAAGATTCCCTTCGGGATTGATGCCTGGAAATGGTGCGGTGGTGGGTATTGGTGCTGCACCAGGATCGATTGGGAAAGAGGGGATATTAGGCTGATTAAGTGAGTTTGTGGGTGATTGAGATGGGCCAGGAATAATTCCTAAAGAAACGCGATCGCCTCCTACTTGGCGTAGTAAATCCAATGTTTCAATAACATCATTATAAGTTGCTGTCCGCGAAGCATTTAGCACCACAACGGCACTAGGGTTTGCTTGGAGATACTGTTTTAACCTCACTCCTAAATCATCGCGTTTTACAGGCTGTTTTTCTATGTAAGTATTGCCAACGGCATCGATAGTCACAATCAGACTTCCACTCTGTGATGTTATTCCAGATACTGAACTGGCGCTGGCTTTGGGCAAATCGACATTTATTGCCTGTTGGCGCGTAAATTGTAATGCCGCTAATAAAAAAAACGTCAGAATACAAAAAACAACATCTATTAAAGGGATGATTTGAATTTGGACTTCTTCAATTGGGGTATGTAGATTAACTTTCATTTTCTCAATTTAAACGCCTATTTCGGGGGTTGAATTTTTAACTAATTAGGTGCATTTGGGGGTTCAGGAGGTTCAGGCAACCTAGTCTTTCCTGGCTTGCGGGGTGGAGTGAAATTTTCTCGCACAATTCCTGATGTACTATTACTAAAATCAGGGGGGGACTGTCGGTAAAGCAATTCCATCTCATTCCCTGCCTTCCGAAAAACTTTGACTTGATTGACTACAAAACTTTGAAATAGACGATAAAATACCAAACTAATAATGGCAACTATTAGCCCTGCTGCCGTACTAATTAAGGATTCACCAATACCAGTAGTCACCCCGGCGGTAGATTCAGTTCCCAAATCACCAATCCGAATTGAGCGCAGGGACTGGATTAGACCCAAAACTGTACCTAACAATCCCAGCAGGGGCGCGAGGGCAATTACGGCTTCTAAAAGTTTCTCGCCCCGCCGCATTCCAGCCAACTCATCTTCGGCTGTGGACTCAAGTGCTAGTCGAAAGGTTTCCGCATCAGTTTTTGGAAAACGTAAGGGAGCATAGAGAAAACGCCCTACAGGCTGATGGCTTGCTTGTTTTGCGATGTCAGCAGCTTCTTGCCAATTATGCTGGGCAGCATCCAGAATGCGATCGACTATTTGCTTTTCCTGAGTTAAAATTCGTAACCAGAACCACAAACGCTCGAAAATCACACTCAAAGACAGAATCGAGAGAATAAGCAAAGGCCACATTGCTGGGCCGCCTTTATAAAACAAATCTAAAATATCCACTGTTTAAGTTTCCTCCCTCTATGACTAGAGCAAATGTGCTTAGGCATTTTAATTCTAGAGATTAATGCAAAATGAGGGACTTCCAAAATATAAATTTACCGAAAACCTAAAAAGATAGTGTAAGCATGGGGTATTGGACTTAGACTGGTGGACAAACTTGCTGCTAGATTGCCATAATCCCGAATTAATACAATCACTGTCTAATTTGTCAAACCCTTGCGGTATTAAACTCCTATAGAGAATTACAAAATAGATTTTTGATGACAGATTACGAGTAGCGTCTTCCAGACTAATTAGGGCGGTTATTCGCACCGGAAGTTTTTAGGATAATTTGTCAAAATTAAAGATAACTGGAGGTTCAAAATATGAAATTTTCAATCGAATCACTTTACACCTGGTATCGCAATGTGCTTCGTAACCCGAAGTACCGTTGGTGGGTAATTTTAGGAACGCTAGCCTATTTGGTTAGCCCATTTGATATTCTTCCGGATTTTATACCCGTTGTGGGACAGATTGATGATGTTTTCCTTTTGACTCTGCTAGTTTCTGAGGTGTCTGGGCTAGTAATTGAGGGGTGGAAGGCTCGTAAGGGTGAGGTGGGTACTGAAGTGCCTAATACTACTGAGGGTTCTACCTCTAGTGCAAGCACCATTGATGTTGATGCTGTTTCTGTTAAGTAGTTTTAACAAAACCCCTGCTTTTGGAATCTGAGGTGGGGGATATTTTTTTAACGCAGAGGAACGCAAAGGGAAGCGCAAAGGTTCCCAGAGGGGGAGTTAGAGGTTGTTGGCTACGCGTTTGATACCTTCTTTGAGGTGGAGGACGTTAAAGTTTAGGAGAAGACCTAGTTTGCAGTTTGCGAGTTTGAGATAGGTTAGGAGTTGAACTGGGTGAATCGGGTGGAAAGATTCTACAGATTTAATCTCTACAATTACTTGGTTTTCGACTATCAAATCTAATCGATAAGCGCATTCTAATTGCACATCTTGGTAAACTAAAGGCAATGGAATTTGTTTACCAACATTCAATCCGGCTTTGTTCAACTCATAATTCAAACACTCCTCATAAGCCGACTCCAACAAACCAGGCCCCAAAGCAGTATGCACCCTCATCGCACAACCAATAATCACGCCACTCAAATCATTCTCTCTCATCCTCTGCGCCCCTCTGCGTTTAAAAATCCTTCACAAATTCCGTCAAAAACCTAAATGCCTTCAAAATATAACTAGCGCAATCTCTAGGAGAAGTATTGTAAAACGATCGCCACGCACTCGCTTTATCCTCATCATACCGATCACTACGATGACTATGGTTTTCCAGCCACGCCAATCGCACTGCATGGCCAATTAACACATCCAACACGATATATTCTTCAATTTGCAGCTTAGGATTATTGGCAGCGATCGCTGCTAATTCTATTAATGCTTCAATATTAACTTGTCGGTATTCTGTAGCTTCGATTTTATTCAACAAATGCTCAACTAACAGAGCAAAATTTCTTTCCCCGGCTGTCATTTCCGACAGCATTATCTCACTATCTAAACGATTACGGCGCTCTAATTTATCTCCAATTACTATACCCTTGCAATGTTGCATTAATAGCCAAACTTGCTTAAAAAATTCTTTTGGTACGCGCCCCGTCGCACCCTCGGCTTGGCGAAATCGTCGCCAACCACCCGGCGGAACTTCTATCCCTTCGGCAATTCCTGGTAGCACCACCCAAGCAATATCACTTTCTTTTTGTTTGACGTGCAGTGATTCTTGCTGGCGTAACAGGTTACTCATGCCAGTATATCCAGTTAATACCTGACGCAAGCGCACTTTAACTTCAAAGGGTGAAAGTTGCATTAAGTGATCATAAGCTTCATCTTGAGTGACATGCAATTCCCGGGCTAGTTCGCTGGTGATCAATAAGATAAGATAGCCGACTCTCAGCGTTAGTAATCCCTGAAATAGTTCGGGTTCTGAGCGAATTAAGATACCAACATAGATTAAAATCTCTTGAGTGAGGACGCGATCGCGGATATCCTCACGACAAAAATGATTAATTTTATCGGCAATTTCATCGTGGGACATGGGTACGCTAATCAAGGACGCTTCACTGTAAGCTTTACCCACAGCAATTTGCTTACCCCGCACCAAAATACTTGTGACTGCATCTGATAGGCTAATATCAACCATTTGCCGTAATCCCGCAGCCCGACGCACTACTGCCCAAATACCTAAATCTCCAGCTTTGGTGTAAACTTCATCTAGTAAATCCCCTACAGTGACAGGATATCCTGGGCCGCCATATCCCGTATCAAATTGCATTCCCTGTAAGCGAGTTAAAGTTTGCAATAACTCAATTTGCTCGTAAATATTTTCTGATGAACGCAAATAAGAAAGTAATAACCCCAAGTTGGTTTCACACTCCATTTGAAATTCTTGGGTATGTCCTAAGCGCCAGTTTTTCTGAGGATGATAAGCTAGATAATAGCAACGTGGGCTAGCATTTTTTACTGGCGATCGCGAAAATTCTGGATTTGGCAGAAAATCAATTCTTTGGATTCCGGCTGTTAGCATTAACTGATTTAGCCGCCCTAATTTTACCCGCACACCGTTACAAACACCATCTTTCAGTTCTTGCATTAGTTCTAGTAATGCTTCCGAACCGGCTTTTAACATGGTGTGCGTCAACATTAAAGTCAAGGTAGGACGCCCTAAATCGCTCCAATATTTTTGAATGTAAGCTAGTTCGCTTCTAATTTGATCCAGCAGAAAATGGTAATCAAGGGTTAAGTAAAACTGTTGAGAGTCTGAAAATGAAGGCAAAAATACAATTGTTTCACCGCTAATCCGAAAGATTCTAGATGTTGTCAAACTCCGCAACCTTCGCACTGGCCGCCCAGTTAAACCAAGTTTATTGTTACGTCCGATTTGGGTATAAATAGCTGAAAATTCTCCAGCTTTCCTCACTTGAATCGGTTCTACTTGAGCGGGGGTTTGCGCTTCAATTCCGTGAACTTCTAGTTTCGTTTGTAAATCTTCATCTTCTGCTAACAAGGCAATTTGTACCAATGCCTCGCGCTGTTTACCCACACACAAATGTCTTCCCAAAGGGTCGATATCACCAACCGCAAGTAACCCTTCACTCAACATTTCACCGAGAAAATATAAACTCTGCGCCCACACTAAGGGAATATTTTCATTGGGCAAACGTGGTTGCGTTTGAGGTGCTAATTTTTCTGCTTCTATGTTTTCTGCTGGAACATAATAAAGTTCTGGCAATAAACGCAAACCATTTTGTTCTATAAGTAATGATTCTAAAAGATTTTGGTATTTTTTAACTTGTTCTTGTTCGCCGCGAAATAATCCATCTAGAACTAAATAAGTGAAAAATAACGGCCATTCGCATTCAATATGCTCAAATTGCTTGAGTTCCCACGGTTCGTAGTGTAAGCGCTTACTATCTTCTAAAACGGTTTGGTGTCCATCACGCAGAAAGCGTTTGCAGCCGTATTTACCTGCGAGTTTATTGATAATATCGTTTAAAGTGCGATCGCGTAACTCCAAATCTTCCACTGCAAAAGCAGGATAACTAATAATACTTAACAGCGCTGCATCAATTTCTTTAGAACCAGATTCCCTCGGTAGCAAAGATTCTAAAGTAATCCGGGCGCGGGCAATTTCATCTGGTAGCACATGAATTACTGATGCTTGACTACCACGCACACCAAACAAATCCAGTCCGTTGATAGCTTCTAAAGCAGCTTTTGCCATGCCTACAGAACTGGCATTTAACTCAGCACTACCACGATTTATTTTATTACCACGTTCCCAAATGCCGTAATCTGGTGTGCGGTAAGCTCGTCCAATGTAGTAAACTAAATTTTGGACGAAATTCACTTCATCAATGCTATAAATTATTTGCAATCCGGCTGCCGTCATTTGCCCCAACATCAGCAAAAATATAGATGTGGCATCAAGTTGCAAATGTCCCCATTCATCATCACCAACAACAATGTCACCAGTCGCGGTATTATATTTGGCGTGCAGTCCATCTAGTAGGGACTGAGTATGTTTAAATGTCTCTACTTTATGAGCCTGTCGCATCATTGCAAACAACAACCCGCGCATCAGTTTAATGACACTGTGTTCTAGTTCATAGGTGCGTCCTTTGTCGTCGTCAATCTTGCGGTATGCAAGCCCTAAACCCCAAACTGCCAAAATGCTGTAAACGTTGTCTCGCACCCAGGCATCAGTATAATCGCCGTGGGCTGTAATCGCTGTACTCGCAGGTAGTAAACCAGTAATCGGATTCTGCCGAGTCAGGATGATCGTTTTGATTTGCTGGTAGTAATAGTCCAGGCGAGATAGCAATTTGGTAGATGTTTTCATGGTTTGGTTCAGAACAACTTGCAAAATTTGACCCTGTGGCTGTCAAGTGAATTACCTAAACCAAGCCAGAATAAGTTCTGTAATGGTTGATGGGACAACAGCTAAGGGTGGTGTGAGCTTATTATTATCTCCTGTTAATACGCCTCTGGGTACTGAATTTTAGCGATCGCAAACTAAAATTTGATATTTGTGCAAATCTTCATAGATATTTAGACTACCATCCTGAGTGGATTGCATCAGAAGCGATGCCTACGGCGGGCTACGCCTACGCTAAAGCTCAAACACCTTACCGCGACTATGAAGTGAAACCTGCCAACCCATTTCTGGTTCTCCGTCGTCCAGGTGACTATGCATGAAGTTGCTTAATGGCAAAGATTACTTAATAGCGTTGTAAATATTTTAACTGTATAAAGTTTGCGAAAAAAATTGTTGCTTGCCAAGACACATAGCTTATAGCAATAGTAAAATCTACTTTAAGCTAGACGAAAATTACCTAAATTTCGGGGTAATTAACTTAGCTATTAGTGGTAAATATAACAAAAGCTGAATGCTAATATTCAGTATCTACCGGAGAGCGCTATTCCGGGTTAGGATGATGACTAGCGATGCCTTAATTTAGATATCGATATTGAATTGTTGAAATTTTATGGGCAATAGTCCACCAGATGGCAGTATCAACCTCCTCTGATCTGGCGAGGAAGTCTCCCAGCGCGGGGGAGACTTAGGAGATATATCTACATGCTCACACAAGATATTCGTGATTTGCTGACTGATACTACCGATTTAAACCAGTTGAAATGGGATTTAAATCGCTTGCAACCTGTGGATGTGGGAGACTACATTACACAATTGCCTGAACAACAACGGGCGATCGCATTTCGTTTACTGAATAAAGCTCAGGCAATTGATGTATTTGAATATCTGCCCACAGAAGTGCAAGAAGAACTAATTAATTCTCTGCATGATGTCCAGGTAGTGCAACTTGTAGAAGCGATGAGTCCCGATGAACGGGCAGAATTGTTTGATGAACTACCTGCTGGGGTAATCAAACGGCTATTACAAGAACTGAGTCCAGAACAAAGGCAAGCAACAGCAACGATTCTCGGCTATCCAGAAGGTACTGCTGGGCGGGTAATGACAACTGAATATGTCCGATTACGCCAGGGATTGACTGTAGGTGAAGCCCTAAGCAAAATCCGCCGTCAGGACGAAGACAAAGAGTCGATTTACTACGCCTACGTCACAGATGACAATCGGACGCTGGTGAGAGTGGTTTCACTGCGCCAATTGCTGTTTACTTTTCCTGATGTTTTCATCAAAGATATTGCTAGCGATCGCGTCATTAAAGTTAGAACTGAAACTCCCCAAGAAGAAGTGGCGCGAATCATGCAGCGCTATGACTTAATCGCTATCCCCGTAGTTGACCGAGAAGACCGATTGGTGGGCATCGTCACCATTGATGATGTCATGGATATTTTGCAAGAGGAAGCCACAGAAGATATCCAAAAACTGGCGGGTGTCAGTGGTGATGAAGCAGCTTTATCCTCTCCCTTACTCACCATCCGTAACCGCTTACCTTGGCTATTGGGCATCATGGCAATGTATATTGGTGCAGCTAGTGCGATCGCGCCTTTTCAATCTGTAATTGCCGCAGTGCCAGTTCTAGCAGTCATCATGCCGATTTTTTCTAACACTGGTGGTACTGTTGGGATTCAATCATTAACGGTGACAATTCGCGGCTTGGGAGTAGGAGAGGTAACACCCAAAGATACCTTGAAAATTCTCCGCAAGGAAATTCTAGCTGGTTTAGGTACAGCCCTAGCTTTAGCCACAACGATGATCCTGCTTTCCTTAATTTGGGCGCGACCCCAAGAACGATGGGTGGCTTTAATTGCCGGAATGGTAATGGCAACTAATACAATTGTGGCTGTTACACTCGGCACTTTACTGCCGATGGCTTTGACACGGCTGAAGCTCGACCCTGCTTTAGTTTGTGGCCCGTTAGTGACTACAATGCTAGATACAATTGGGTTTTTAACGTTCCTCAGCTTAATTTCTCTAGCTTTAAACGTTTTCCATTTACCAACTTGAAGGGATTGGGCATTGGGCATGGGGCATTGGGCATGGGGTATGGGGCATCAATTGTCCCTTCATCTCCCTCATCTCCCTCATCTCCCTCATCTCCCTCATCTCCCCACTCCCTACTTTCCACTCCCCAAATTCTATGCCTACTACTACCTGGAATCGTCATCACGTTCTTTCCCTAGCTGACTTTACGGCGGCTGAATATAATACTGTTTTGCAAACTGCTGCCAGTTTTCAGGAAGTGCTATCGCGGCGGACGAAGAAAGTACCAACCTTACAGGGACAAGTGGTGGCGAATTTATTTTTTGAATCGTCTACCCGCACTCGCAGCAGTTTTGAACTTGCTGCGAAACGCTTAAGTGCAGATACACTGAATTTTGCCGCAGCCACATCTTCTATGACTAAGGGAGAAACAATTCTCGATACGGCGAAAACCTATTTGGCAATGGGAACTGATATTATGGTAGTCCGCCATCGAGAGGCAGGAGTACCGAATGCGATCGCGGCTGAAATGGATCGTTTAGGTGTAAAAGTTAGCGTCCTCAATGCTGGTGATGGTCAACATGAGCATCCTTCCCAAGCACTGCTAGATTTATTTACCATAACTACTCTAATGGACCCAGCTAGTCCCCGACTGGAACTTTTAAAGGGTAAAAAGATTGCCATTGTTGGGGATATTCTCCATTCTCGCGTAGCGCGATCGAATATTTGGAGTTTAATCGCCAGTGGTGCCGAAGTGCATCTCGCAG
It includes:
- the psb29 gene encoding photosystem II biogenesis protein Psp29, which produces MNNVRTVSDTKRTFYNLHTRPINTIYRRVVEELMVEMHLLSVNIDFSYNSIYALGVVTTFDRFMQGYEPERDQESIFNALCRAMEQDPQRYRQDAERLQAVAKGLPVKDLIGWLGQTTFLDRDGDLQAQLQAIANNPNFKYNRLFAIGVFSLLEQSDPELVKDEKQLTEALKAIAAGLHLSDDKLNKDLELYRSNLEKMAQALIVMADMLSADRKKREQRKQQSTTPVAPPSSNE
- a CDS encoding phage holin family protein gives rise to the protein MNIVTLLIVWLVTAITLLIISKLPLGVEIDTSGKAFLSATVLGIVTAIVRPILSLVFAVPNLLTLDLLSSIFTFMIAVVCFSIAAWLVEGFRLRYGIWSAVIGAFALTIINSLIYKLLGV
- a CDS encoding ExbD/TolR family protein; the encoded protein is MKVNLHTPIEEVQIQIIPLIDVVFCILTFFLLAALQFTRQQAINVDLPKASASSVSGITSQSGSLIVTIDAVGNTYIEKQPVKRDDLGVRLKQYLQANPSAVVVLNASRTATYNDVIETLDLLRQVGGDRVSLGIIPGPSQSPTNSLNQPNIPSFPIDPGAAPIPTTAPFPGINPEGNLTPKFPSAPNSVPLPGISQPPSGQGISPINPGISNPPTSQAPVAPKQTQPNPKR
- a CDS encoding MotA/TolQ/ExbB proton channel family protein, with the translated sequence MDILDLFYKGGPAMWPLLILSILSLSVIFERLWFWLRILTQEKQIVDRILDAAQHNWQEAADIAKQASHQPVGRFLYAPLRFPKTDAETFRLALESTAEDELAGMRRGEKLLEAVIALAPLLGLLGTVLGLIQSLRSIRIGDLGTESTAGVTTGIGESLISTAAGLIVAIISLVFYRLFQSFVVNQVKVFRKAGNEMELLYRQSPPDFSNSTSGIVRENFTPPRKPGKTRLPEPPEPPNAPN
- a CDS encoding YkvA family protein — its product is MKFSIESLYTWYRNVLRNPKYRWWVILGTLAYLVSPFDILPDFIPVVGQIDDVFLLTLLVSEVSGLVIEGWKARKGEVGTEVPNTTEGSTSSASTIDVDAVSVK
- a CDS encoding GxxExxY protein, which produces MRENDLSGVIIGCAMRVHTALGPGLLESAYEECLNYELNKAGLNVGKQIPLPLVYQDVQLECAYRLDLIVENQVIVEIKSVESFHPIHPVQLLTYLKLANCKLGLLLNFNVLHLKEGIKRVANNL
- a CDS encoding glycoside hydrolase family 15 protein — encoded protein: MKTSTKLLSRLDYYYQQIKTIILTRQNPITGLLPASTAITAHGDYTDAWVRDNVYSILAVWGLGLAYRKIDDDKGRTYELEHSVIKLMRGLLFAMMRQAHKVETFKHTQSLLDGLHAKYNTATGDIVVGDDEWGHLQLDATSIFLLMLGQMTAAGLQIIYSIDEVNFVQNLVYYIGRAYRTPDYGIWERGNKINRGSAELNASSVGMAKAALEAINGLDLFGVRGSQASVIHVLPDEIARARITLESLLPRESGSKEIDAALLSIISYPAFAVEDLELRDRTLNDIINKLAGKYGCKRFLRDGHQTVLEDSKRLHYEPWELKQFEHIECEWPLFFTYLVLDGLFRGEQEQVKKYQNLLESLLIEQNGLRLLPELYYVPAENIEAEKLAPQTQPRLPNENIPLVWAQSLYFLGEMLSEGLLAVGDIDPLGRHLCVGKQREALVQIALLAEDEDLQTKLEVHGIEAQTPAQVEPIQVRKAGEFSAIYTQIGRNNKLGLTGRPVRRLRSLTTSRIFRISGETIVFLPSFSDSQQFYLTLDYHFLLDQIRSELAYIQKYWSDLGRPTLTLMLTHTMLKAGSEALLELMQELKDGVCNGVRVKLGRLNQLMLTAGIQRIDFLPNPEFSRSPVKNASPRCYYLAYHPQKNWRLGHTQEFQMECETNLGLLLSYLRSSENIYEQIELLQTLTRLQGMQFDTGYGGPGYPVTVGDLLDEVYTKAGDLGIWAVVRRAAGLRQMVDISLSDAVTSILVRGKQIAVGKAYSEASLISVPMSHDEIADKINHFCREDIRDRVLTQEILIYVGILIRSEPELFQGLLTLRVGYLILLITSELARELHVTQDEAYDHLMQLSPFEVKVRLRQVLTGYTGMSNLLRQQESLHVKQKESDIAWVVLPGIAEGIEVPPGGWRRFRQAEGATGRVPKEFFKQVWLLMQHCKGIVIGDKLERRNRLDSEIMLSEMTAGERNFALLVEHLLNKIEATEYRQVNIEALIELAAIAANNPKLQIEEYIVLDVLIGHAVRLAWLENHSHRSDRYDEDKASAWRSFYNTSPRDCASYILKAFRFLTEFVKDF
- the mgtE gene encoding magnesium transporter, with protein sequence MLTQDIRDLLTDTTDLNQLKWDLNRLQPVDVGDYITQLPEQQRAIAFRLLNKAQAIDVFEYLPTEVQEELINSLHDVQVVQLVEAMSPDERAELFDELPAGVIKRLLQELSPEQRQATATILGYPEGTAGRVMTTEYVRLRQGLTVGEALSKIRRQDEDKESIYYAYVTDDNRTLVRVVSLRQLLFTFPDVFIKDIASDRVIKVRTETPQEEVARIMQRYDLIAIPVVDREDRLVGIVTIDDVMDILQEEATEDIQKLAGVSGDEAALSSPLLTIRNRLPWLLGIMAMYIGAASAIAPFQSVIAAVPVLAVIMPIFSNTGGTVGIQSLTVTIRGLGVGEVTPKDTLKILRKEILAGLGTALALATTMILLSLIWARPQERWVALIAGMVMATNTIVAVTLGTLLPMALTRLKLDPALVCGPLVTTMLDTIGFLTFLSLISLALNVFHLPT
- a CDS encoding aspartate carbamoyltransferase catalytic subunit — translated: MPTTTWNRHHVLSLADFTAAEYNTVLQTAASFQEVLSRRTKKVPTLQGQVVANLFFESSTRTRSSFELAAKRLSADTLNFAAATSSMTKGETILDTAKTYLAMGTDIMVVRHREAGVPNAIAAEMDRLGVKVSVLNAGDGQHEHPSQALLDLFTITTLMDPASPRLELLKGKKIAIVGDILHSRVARSNIWSLIASGAEVHLAAPPTLLPKLFAEYILEEAGGRGQGAEGDKLILPSASSPTPQLFLHWQLEPALQNADLVMTLRLQKERMTAHLLPSLREYHQLFGITRTKLQLCKPNVKVLHPGPVNRGVEISSELMDDPEFSLIQSQVTSGVAVRMALLYLLGSGKA